A window from Gammaproteobacteria bacterium encodes these proteins:
- the rpmA gene encoding 50S ribosomal protein L27 encodes MSKTKAGGSSKNGRDSAAQRLGPKVFDGQAVSAGSILVRQRGTRIHPGHNVGRGGDDTLFATADGVVKYGRRNGRRLVHILTD; translated from the coding sequence ATGTCCAAGACCAAAGCAGGAGGGTCGTCGAAGAACGGTCGGGATTCGGCCGCTCAGCGGCTCGGACCGAAGGTCTTCGACGGACAGGCGGTGTCTGCCGGTTCCATTCTCGTTCGACAGCGCGGGACCCGGATTCACCCCGGCCACAACGTTGGACGCGGCGGTGACGATACGTTGTTCGCGACGGCGGATGGTGTCGTCAAGTACGGGCGGCGGAATGGGCGGAGACTGGTCCATATCCTCACCGACTGA